AAACATTTTGTATCAAGACAAGCGATGAATATTGATGGGTTAGGTACGAAAATTATTGAACAACTTTATCATCATCATTTAATTAGAGACGTGGCAGATATTTTTTATCTTAAAAAAGAAGATTTATTACCGTTAGAACGTATGGGTGAAAAAAAAGTAGAAAATCTTATAAATGCGATAGAAAAATCTAAAACACAATCATTAGAACATCTTTTATTCGGTTTAGGTATCCGACATTTAGGTGTTAAAGCGAGTCAAGTCTTAGCTGAAAAGTATGAGACTATGGCGCGTTTAATGCAAGTGACGGAAGAAGAGCTCATTGAAATATATGATGTTGGTGAAAAGCTTGCACAATCATTTGTAACCTATATGAAAAATGAAGATATTCAAAAGTTAATTCAAAAAATGGCACAACAACAAGTGAACATGACATTTACGGGTCAAAAATCATCTCAAATTGAAGGGCATCCTGAATTTTTAAATAAAACAATCGTACTTACTGGGAAATTAGAACAAATGACTAGAACTGAAGCGTCTCAATGGTTAAAAAATCAAGGTGCAAAGGTGACAAGTAGTGTTACAAAATCAACCGATCTTGTTATTGCAGGTAAAGATGCTGGTTCGAAATTAGCGAAAGCAGAGTCGATAGGAACACCAATTTGGAATGAACAAGAATTCATTGATAAACAAAAGGAAATCAATTAAAAAGGGAGATTGCCTATGAAAAAAAGATCTTTTATCATAGTTGGATTATCATTGGTTTTAGTTGCATGTGGTCCAAATCAATCAGAAAACCAATCTTCAAACGATGCATCTTCAAAAAAAGAAAATAACGTCAAACACATTGCGACGGATAAAAACGTTCAAGGTGATAACTACAGAACAATATTACCTTTTAAAGAAAGTCAAGCACGTGGACTAACACAAGAAAAAATGTCGAATCATTTTAATGGAGAAGATTTTGAAGCGGGTTTACTTGAAATTAGTAAAGATATATATCCTACTGATGAATTTTTATATCAAGATGGTCAGTTTTTAGATAAAAAAACGATTCAAGCCTATTTAAAACCTAAGTTGACTAAAGAGGAATTAAATAAAATGAGCGACAAGGAAAAAGAAGATAAACAAGCTACTGAAAATCTTGGCTTAAACCCTTCTGTTCATGGCGAAAAAGATGAAGAAAAAATCGCAAAACGTTCACCACAAGTGTTATCACATATACTCGAACAAAACTTTTATGATAATGGAGATACAAGTGGTAAGAAAATAAAAGGGCTGACGATAGGTCTTGCTATGAATCAAGTATATTACTATCAAAAAGAAAAATACGGTGAAACTTTTAGTGTTGATTTAGATAAGAAAAAAGTTGAAAAACAAGGCCGAGAAATTGCTGATGAAATGTTATCACGTTTACGTGAAAATGATCAGTTAAAAGATATTCCTATTACATTTGCAATATACATGCAATCGGGTAAAGACCAAATAGTACCAGGTGCGTTTGTGAGTTATGCTACGTCAGATGAAAATGGTGCTGAACTGAAAGAATGGAATAGAGTAAAAGAACAAACTGTACTGATGCCTTCAAGTGAAGCTTCTGAATTAAATGAACAACTTAATTCAAAATTTCGAGATTTCAATGATAACTTACAATCATACTTTACAAATTTTACACAAGCAGTAGGAAAAGCAAAATTCAAAGATAAAAAAATTAAATCTCTCTCTGTTGATTTACCAATTGATTATTATGGTAGAGCAGAATTAATAGGTATAACACAGTATGTAACCCAATTGGCTGAAAAAGATTTTGGGGATGTCGAAGAATATGAAATACATATTAAAGATGGCAATGAACCCCGTGCACTTATCACTAAAACTGTTGATGACCGAAATCCTAAAGTACACATTTACAATCAATAACACTTTGAGAGGGCAGTGATGTGTGGTAAAGGAATTTTATATTAATATATAAATAGCCTTCAAAGTTCATTTTAAAATGAATTTTGAAGGCTATTTTTAAAATCAAAATAAAAAGCGAATGGTTCTAAAATTTATTCATTAAGTTCCAATCTACGTTTAACTTCATTCATATCATCAATAACGAATGAGTCAGGCTTTTTAGTGAATTTGGAAACTACAATCGTTACAATTAAACTCATGATAAAACCTGGAACAATTTCATATAAAGAAAAAATTTCATATGTTTTGCCAAGTGGTAATGCAAAAATAATCCATAGTATTACAGTAGCCGCTCCAGCGATCATACCACTAATGGCACCTGTGCGTGTTAAATTTCTCCAATAAAGTGATAAAATGACAAGTGGTCCGAATGCTGCTCCAAAACCAGCCCACGCATTTCCAACTAAATTTAAGATGGTATCGTTAGGCGACCATGCGATGGCAATAGCTACGATGGCAACTAATATTACGGATAAACGACCCACTAATACAAATTCTTTTTCGTGTTTTTTTGTATTCGCTTTGTCACCACGAATTAATTTATAAAAATCTTCAGTTAGTGAACTAGATGTCACTAATAATTGTGAAGAAATGGTGCTCATGATTGCTGCTAAAATCGCGGCTAATAAGAAACCACCTACTAATGGATGGAATAAAATCTGTCCCATTAAGATGAAAAGTGTTTCAGGGTCTTTTATTTGAACCCCTTGAGCAGGTACAAATGCGATACCTAATAATCCAACTAACACCGCACCAATCAAACCAACTGCCATCCATGTAATACCAATACGTCGTGTAAATGGGAAAAGTTTGATTGAACGAATGGACATAAATCGCACTAGAATGTGAGGCTGTCCAAAATATCCTAAGCCCCATGCGAAAAATGAAATAATACCTACAACAGTTGTTCCTCTAAACAAATCTAAGTTTGTCGGTTTAAGTTCTGCAACAGTATGA
The sequence above is a segment of the Staphylococcus hyicus genome. Coding sequences within it:
- a CDS encoding CamS family sex pheromone protein, with amino-acid sequence MKKRSFIIVGLSLVLVACGPNQSENQSSNDASSKKENNVKHIATDKNVQGDNYRTILPFKESQARGLTQEKMSNHFNGEDFEAGLLEISKDIYPTDEFLYQDGQFLDKKTIQAYLKPKLTKEELNKMSDKEKEDKQATENLGLNPSVHGEKDEEKIAKRSPQVLSHILEQNFYDNGDTSGKKIKGLTIGLAMNQVYYYQKEKYGETFSVDLDKKKVEKQGREIADEMLSRLRENDQLKDIPITFAIYMQSGKDQIVPGAFVSYATSDENGAELKEWNRVKEQTVLMPSSEASELNEQLNSKFRDFNDNLQSYFTNFTQAVGKAKFKDKKIKSLSVDLPIDYYGRAELIGITQYVTQLAEKDFGDVEEYEIHIKDGNEPRALITKTVDDRNPKVHIYNQ
- the putP gene encoding sodium/proline symporter PutP, producing the protein MYIFGSTLSSQVNPDWQTYIMIALYFIILLGIGYYGYKQATSNLSEYMLGGRNIGPWVTALSAGASDMSGWMIMGLPGEVYSTGLSAAWLSIGLTLGAWINYLLVAPRLRLHTEIAGDAITLPDFFKNRLDDKSNLIKIISGGIIVIFFTLYTHAGFVSGGKLFDSAFGLDYRFGLLLVAVIVIAYTFFGGYLAVSITDFFQGVIMLIAMIMVPIVVMLKLNGLDTFHTVAELKPTNLDLFRGTTVVGIISFFAWGLGYFGQPHILVRFMSIRSIKLFPFTRRIGITWMAVGLIGAVLVGLLGIAFVPAQGVQIKDPETLFILMGQILFHPLVGGFLLAAILAAIMSTISSQLLVTSSSLTEDFYKLIRGDKANTKKHEKEFVLVGRLSVILVAIVAIAIAWSPNDTILNLVGNAWAGFGAAFGPLVILSLYWRNLTRTGAISGMIAGAATVILWIIFALPLGKTYEIFSLYEIVPGFIMSLIVTIVVSKFTKKPDSFVIDDMNEVKRRLELNE